The genomic region ACCCCATAATTCAGCTGGCCTCAACATAAGGGGCTGCTACAGAAGGTGTTTTCTGGGCGGTGCCCGGGCTGTAATCGGTGCTGCCGGCCTGTTCGGGTGGCCTGGCCCCGGGGCCGCTATTCCTGCAGCTTGTCTGGCCGGCAGCTGCGCAAGGTTTGTCTATGGTACGTTCGTCTGCTATGCGCGAATTCCTGGCTGTTATCTGGCTACTCCTGGGCTGCGCCGTGGCCGGCATGGCCGCCCGGCAGCCCAGCGCCCGCGCCGACAGCCTGCAGCGGCTGCTGGCCACCAGCCAACCCGACACCACCCGGGTGCAGCTCCTGACGCTGCTGGCCTGGGACCGAACCGACGATGATCCGCTGGCTGCTGTCCGCTATGGCCGCCAAAGCCTGCGCCTGGCCCGGCAGCTCAACTTCCGGACCGGCGAGTGCCGGGCGCTGCTGATGCTGGGCTGGGCCTTCCTGCGCAGCGGCAACTACCCCACGGCCGTACAGACGCAGCTGCAGGCGCGGCACCTGGCCGAGGCCATTCCCTACGCGGGTGGTATCATTCATGCCGATAATGCCCTGGGCTACGCCTACGCCGAGCAGGGCCGCTACCAGACGGCTTTGCGCTACTACTACCGCGCCCTGGCCCTGGCCCGGCAGCACCACGACAATGTGCTCCTGACGCCTATTCTCGGCAATGTGGGGCAGGCATATCTGGCACAGGGCCGCCTGGATTCGGCGTGGCACTACACCTGGCAGGGCTACCGCTACGACCTACGCTACCACGACCGGCACAGCGAAATCGGCGACCTGTCGCTGCTCGGTGATATTGCTGCCCGGCGCGGGCAGCCCGTGGAAGCCCGCCGCTATTACCTATGCTCCATTGCCCGGTCGGAGGGCATGCCGGTGTCGTATGCGCTGTGCCGCTCCTATTTGGGGCTGGCGCGGCTGGCGCAGGGGCAGCAGTCCGGCCAGGTGCTGCTGTATGCCCGGCAGGCGCTGCTGGCCAGCCAGCAGGGGCGCTACGCCAAAGGCGTGTTTGAGGCCAGCGGCTACCTGGCCCGGCGCATGGCCGCACGCGCCGACAGCGCCCAGGCTTACCGGTATCTGCTGATGGCCGCCGTCATCCGCGACAGTCTGTTCAACCACAGCCGCCAAGTGCAGGTGCAGGCCCTGGATTTCAGCGAATACCTGCACCAGCAGGCCCTGGCCGAGCAGCAGGGCCAGGCCATGGCGGCCCGCCGGCAGTACTGGTCGCGGGTGGCGCTGCTGCTGCTGGCGGGGTTTACCGGAGGTGGCTATCTACTGCTGAACCGGCGCCGGCTGCAGCAGCAGGTGGCTTTCGCGCAGGAGCGCCAGCAGCTGGAGCGGCTGCGCGCCGAGCAGGTGCTGGCGGCCGAAGAGCAGGAGCGAAGGCGCATCGGGGCCGACCTGCACGATGGGCTGGGGCAGCTGCTGAGCGTGGTGAAGCTCAACCTGGGGGCGCTGCGCGCGGAGCTGGAGCCCGGCCTCCGGGAAAGCCAGCAGCAACAGTTCGGGGCGGCGCTGGACATCGTGGACGAGTCGGTGCGGGAGGTGCGGGGCATTTCGCACAACTTGGCGCCGTACGTGCTGATCAGGCGAGGGCTGGCCGAGGCTGTGCGCAGCTTTCTGAGCCGGATAGAGTGCGCCAGTCGGTTCCAGATTCACTTTGAAGCGCTGGGCCTGGAGGAACGGCTCGACCCGGCGGTGGAAATGGCCCTGTTTCGGGTGGTGCAGGAGCTGGTGCAAAACATGCTCAAACACGCCCGCGCCACTACGCTGTCGGTGCAGCTCATTCGCCAGCCGCACCAGCTGACGGTGCTGGTGGAAGATAATGGCGTGGGCTTCTGCCCAACCACACTGGCCAGCCAGCCCGAGGCTGGTATGGGGCTGCGCAACATTCAGTCCCGCGTGGCCTACCTGCGGGGTACCCTGCACATTGACTCCCGGCCCGGCCACGGCACCAGCATCAGCATAGAAATTCCGCTGGCCCCGGCCAATTGAAAACCCAGCCTGATTGTTGTATCTTCCTTAGCCCAAGTACCCACGGCCAACCGATTTTCTGAGTTACGCACTGCTGTTGTCTGCTTTGTGCAGCGGGCCAGCTCCAATCTGCTCATGACCGAACCGCTACCCTCACCTGCCCGGATTCATGTGCTGCTGGCCGACGACCATCAGTTGGTGATAGAAGGCATCAAGACGCTGCTGCGCCAGGAAGCCGATATCCGGGTGGTGGCCCAGGCCAGCAACGGGGCCGAAGCGCTGCGGTGCCTGCACAACCACCCCGAGGTGAATGTGGCCATTGTAGACCTGAATATGCCGCAGATGAGCGGCGTGGAGCTGACCCGGCTCATCCATGGCCAGCGCCCCGACGTGCGGGTGCTGGCCCTGAGTATGTCGCACGATCATGCGTCGGTGACGGAAGTGCTAGAGGCTGGCGGCGCGGGCTACCTCCTAAAAAACACCAGCAAAGCCGAACTGAGCAACGCCATTCGCTCGGTGGCGGCCGGCAGCACATTCTTCAGCCCCGAAGTAGGCACCATGCTGCTGCAGAATATGCGGACTCCGGCCAATGGCCGCGCTGCCACTACCGAACACCGCCCCGTAGGGCTGACCAGCCGTGAGAAGGAGATTCTGCAGCTCATAGCCCGGGAGTTTTCTAACGCTGATATTGCCGGGCAACTTTTTATCAGCGAGCGGACGGTGGAAACCCACCGCCGGAATATTCTGGTCAAAACCAGCTGCAAATCGGTGATAGGCCTGATTCAGTATGCGCTCCGGCATAAGCTGATCAGCTAGTCGCCCCTGTCAGCTACCGCCGAAAAAGCGGGCCGGCTCCAGGCGCCTGGGTGCGGATGGCGCCCTCGGGCGGGCGTTTGTGCGTCAGATAATGAAATCCGCGCCGGCTCCATAAATGAGAGCCAATCCTTCCATATGCTACACGTATGCGCTCCGCGGTGCTTCTCGTTAAGCGGCTATCCGTGCTGGCCCACAGATATTTATCCGTGCCAGTACGGATGCAGATATACGGGAAAGTTGGTATTTATACTTATTTGATAAAAAATTTACCTTAGCATCATTCAATCGAATGATAATATCTTTACATTTGAAACGGTGATCAGAAAAAGCGTCTGCAGCGCCTGATCAGCTGTTACTGTTCTGCTTACACGTCTCCGCACCACGAAAACAAACGTCTACACCATGGCTTCAAAAATCCTCTCCTTCATCTGTCACGTCCCCGGCATGATGCCCGGAATTTACCCATCCTCCTCTATGCCCGCCACACCGAAGCCCGAGCGCAAAGCCGAACAAAAGCCCCAGAGCAGCGGCCACTTCACCGCCATCTACGAAAACGATCGGTTTGTCCGGTTCAAGTACATCCATAATCCTCAGTAACCGCGCCGGGCCAGCGCCCGTCGCTTGATTCGCGCGCGCCGCGCTCCTGCTGCAGGGGTGCGGCGCGCTGCTTTTCGGTGGCCGGAGGGTTTTGCCCTAACTTGCGGGCCCTACCTTCCGTTCTGTTGCCCATGATTCAGCTGCCGTTCCGTTTCTCTCTGGTTACTTTTCTGATTGCTCTGCTGTGCGCCGGCCCGCTCCGGGCGCAGTACGCCGAAACTGCCCCCGAGGAAAACACCTGGTACGGCATCGTGGCCCGCAGCAGCGGCCGCTCGCTCGACGTCAGCAAAGGCTCGCAGGACCCCGGCGCCGCGGTGGTGCAGTGGGAGTTTACGCACCCCAACAGTCAGCAGTGGCGCTTTGTGCGGGTGGCAGCGGGTAGCGACTACTACCGCATTGAGGCCCGCCACAGCGGCAAGTGCCTGACCGTGGACAAGCCCGACGAAAACGCGCCGCTGGTGCAGCGGCCGTGGTCGGGGAGCTTCTACCAGCAGTGGAAGCTGGTGGCCGGCGGCCCCATTGGCAGCGTGCAGCTGGTGGTGCGCGGCAACGAAAAGTGCGCCGCTATTGCCAATTCCGACAAGTTCAACGGCACGCCGGTGGTGGTGCAGCGCCCCCAGAACCGCGCTACGCAGCAGTGGCGGCTGTTTAAGCTGCGCCTCAACGTGGATGCCTCCCAGCCCGGCTACGGTGCGCCCGAGCCGGTGGCAGCCCTGAACACGCCCGGCAACGAGCTGCACCCGGTGCTGGCCCCCGATGGCAATACGCTCTACTTTGCCCGCACTCGCTTTGCGGGCAACACCGAGGGCAACACCGAATCGGGCGACGCCTGGGTGAGCACCTCCGCCGACCAGGGCCGCACCTGGGGCCCGGCCACCCGCCTCGATGCCATCAACACGCCCCAGCACAACGGCGTGATGGCCGTGGTGGGGCCGCAGGGCAACCAGCTACTGGTGCGCGGCACGTATGCGCGCGACAACAGCTTCCGCGACGAAAGTGCCTCTTTAGTAGCGCGTAGCCTCAGTAAAGGCAGCCGGCCGGCCCCGCTGGAAATAGCCAACTACTACAGCACCGGCCCGGCTACGTCGTTCTTTATGACACCCGATGAAAAGGTGCTGCTACTCTCGCTGGAGCGTAGCGACTCGCAGGGAGCCAACGACCTGTACGTCAGCCAGCCCGCCGCCGACGGCATCTGGAGTGAGCCCCGCAGTTTGGGCAGCGCCATCAACTCGCCGGGCTTCGAGTTTGCGCCCTGGCTGGCGCCCGATGGCAAAACGCTGTACTTCAGCTCCTACGGCCACGCCGGCTTCGGCAGCTCCGATATCTTTGTGAGCACCCGCCTCGACGACTCGTGGATGCGCTGGAGCGAGCCGCGCAACCTCGGCACGCCGCTTAACGGGCCCGGCTTCGATGCCTACTTCTCGCTCACGCCCGATGGCAAGCAGGCGTATTATGCCTCGGCCCGCACGCCCAACGGTCCCGCCGACCTCTACCGCACCGCTGCCGGCGTGCCGCCCACGGCCGCGCCTGCCGATTCGACGGCGTCGGTAGTGGCCGTGACGCCGCCCGCTGCCGCGCCGCGCACCTTGCTGACCGGCCGCGTGCTCAACGCTAAAACCCGCGAGCTGCTGGCCGCTGAGGTGAAAGTCATCCGGCTCGACAACGACATTGCCTTCAACGCCACTGGCCGCAGCGCGGCCGGCAGCGGCGCGTTTCAGTTGACCTTGCCGCCGGGCCGCTACCGGGTGGCGGCCACCAGTCCCGGCTTTCTGACGGCCACCGACACGGTGCGCATGACCGGCTCGCGCACCATCGATTTGCTGCTGGTGCCGGCCGCCGTGGGCTCCAGCCTGGAGCTCCCGACCCTGATTTTTGCCCAGGGCAAGTACACCATGCTGCCGGCATCCTACGCCGAGCTCAACCGCCTGGCCCGCACCCTGGCCGACAACCCCACCGTGAACATCCGCCTGGAAGGCCACACCGATAACCAAGGCAACGCCGACCTCAACCAGAAGCTCTCCGAAGACCGGGTGGCAGAGGTGCGCCGCTACCTCATCACGCGCGGCGTACCCGAGCGCCGCCTCAGTGTAGTAGGCTACGGCGGCAGCAAGCCCCGCGGCAGCAACGACAAGGAGGAAACCCGCCGCCTCAACCGCCGCGTAGAATTCACGATTGTGAAGTAAGCTGGATGAGTGGAGTGGTGGGTTGGTGGGTTTTCAAGTAGCCGAACAACTGTACATTCATTATCCGACCACAATCCACCCATCCACCAACCCACTCATCCACCAGATGCGCGCTACCATTCTTCGCCAGCTTGATCTGCCTAATCTGCCGTCCGCGTCGGGGGTGGAAATAGTGGGCGGCACGGTGTACGTTATCGGCGACGACTCGCCTTTGCTGTATCAGTTTGAGGCGGCGGAGCTGCAGCCCGGCCAGCACATTACGCTGTTCGATACGGCGCATTTCAGCACCGGGCGCATTGCCAAAACCCTCAAGCCCGACCTAGAGTGCCTGACGGCCCTAACCGACCCACGCACCCACGAAACGGGGCTGCTGGCCTTTGGCTCGGGCGCTACTTCGGCGCGGGAGGGCGGCTTCTGGGTGCCGCTGGCGGACGGGCAGGCGGCCAGCACGGTGTATCCGGTGAGTATGGCCGGCCTGTATGCGCGCCTGCGGGAGCTGCTGCCGGCGGGCGTCACGCTCAATCTGGAGGCGGCGGCGGCCAGCGCCATGGAACTGCTGCTGTTTCAGCGCACGGTGGGGGCGGCGGCCGGCAACCTGCTGTTCCGCCTGCCGCTGGCGGCCGTGCTCGACTACCTGTACCACCGCACCGCGCAGGTGCCGCCAGTGCAGGCCACCCACGTGGCGCTGCCTACCATTGAGGGCCGGCCAGCCGGCTTTTCGGGTGGTACGTTCTTCGAGGAGCTGCTGTTCGTGACGGCCTCAGTGGAAGACACCCAGGATGCCGTGCTGGATGGCGCTGTGCTGGGTAGCTTCGTGGGGGTGCTGGATGCGCGGCAGCCGGGCACCAAACCCGCCACGTTTGTGCAGCTGGCGCTGCCCGACGGCCAGCCCTACCGGGGCAAGGTGGAAAGCGTGGCCGTACGCCGCCGCTCCGGCCCCGGCCGCTACGAGCTGCTGCTCGTCACCGATGACGACCAGGGCGGCTCCACGGCCGTCATCGTGGACTTTCAGGCCTGAAAAAACAGCGCCTTCAGGGAAGCGAAAGAAGACGGTAATTTATCTGACAGATAGTTCTTTGGCGGGAATTTGCAGGGGGTAAATGGTGTTGAAATTCAGTGCCTTTTTTCGCCTGAAATTTCTCTCCAATGATTGTCTTCAACACCCGTTTTCTGTACCCCGTGAGTGCCGTGCAACTGCAGGAGCAGCAGGGGATTCTGCCTCGGGAGTTTCTGCAGAGCATCGAGCTGCTGCGGCCCTTTCTGGAAAAGGAAAAAGCCTACGGCGACGTGTGCGCTACCACCGTAACCTCGCCTCTGGGCCGCAACCTGCTGGTGTACTACCGCAAATCATATTCTTCCGACAGCGGCTTCGTGGTCGAGATTCTGGACGCGGAAGTAGTGCAGCCGCTGGCGCAGGTAGCGTAAACGCCTGCCTTTTTACAACTATCATCCTGAGTGAAACGAAGGACCTTACCACGCCTGTATAACTGCCTCAAACAGTTGTTCAAGTGTGATAAGGTCCTTCGCTTCACTCAGGATGACACGTCTTTACTACCAGTTCAGGACCCGCGCTTCCAGATGAAGCCGTCCAGCACGTAGTGCGTGGCCTGGGGCAGGGCCAGCAGCGGCACCAGCAGCGTGAGGCCCCAGGCGCCGGATACGGCCGGTAGCTGCTGAAACCAGCCGAATACGCCGGCGTGCTCGCGCCACACCAGCCCGTCCCAGAGGCCTTCTTCCAGCAGCGCCAGCCCGGCCAGCACGCCCAGAAACAGGGCCACGCCGTAGCGCCCGTGCCACCAGGGCCGCGCCGCCGGAGCCGTAGTGGGTACCGGCTCACTGGCCGCCCACACCAGCGCCAGGTACGGAATGCCGTGCGCCACCACGTTGAGCAGCGTGAAAGTCAGGTCGCCGTTGAAGAGCACGATGCCGACGTACCACGATGCGGCCGTGCCGAGTAGCAGCAGGTTGCGGGGCCAGTTGAAAAAGCTTGAGTGGCGCCACAGCCACAGCTCTTTGCCCGCATAGGCTGTCAGCAGGGCCAGATACAGGTCGGTCAGCAGCTGGCGGCCGGCCGGCCAGTCGGTCTGCACGAAGTCGCCGGGCACGAACCAGTTGAAGTGGCGCCCCGGCGCTAGGTGCCACCACAGCAGAGGGTAGAGCGTGGCGGCGTAAATCAGCACCGTGTCGAGGTGGCGGGCGAGGGGCGGGGCGGGCTCGTGGCGGGCGTAGAGGCGCAGGAAGCCGTATTGCTGGCGCACGAAGTGAAACACAGCCGCGTAGGCCAGCACCCGCCAGAACCACAGCACGCCGCCCAGCCCGTACAGGGCCACGCCGGCCGCGTAGCAACCCAGCGGCACCGCCCACAGCAGCGTGCGGAACCGTTGCCGCCGCGTCCGGTCGAAGTAAGTGCGAAACAGGGTGCTGTACACGTGCGCCACGTCCACCAGCACCACCAGCGCCACCCAGGCCCACACCGGCATCTGGGCGGTGGTGCGGGCCGTGTTGGGCAGGGCCGCCACGGCTGCCAGCGCCAGAAACGGCGGCCCCAGAATCCAGAGTCCATCAAACGCCGCAGAGCGAATCCAGGGCTGGCGGCGGGGCGCAACGGCAGGCGGTGACAGTACGGGCATGGCGGCAGAAAACCAGAAGGTGGCCGAAAATACGGCTTTTTGAACAGGCTGATTCCGGGAAACCGGATGGCCTCAACCGGCCGCCAGCACCTCCCCGGCGGCGCGCAGCCCTTGGTAGAAGCCTTCCTCGAAGATGGACATGCCGCTCAGGTCGGTATGGGCGAAAAAGAGCTTCTGCTGCCAGGGCTGGGCCGCCGCCGGCCGGGCCGCGCCCCACACGAAGCCGGGCGTGGGCGCCACCATGCCGTGGCCCCACACCCACACGTCGGCGCGCTGTACCAGCGGCGTGAGGCCGGGATGGGCGGTTTCCAGCTCGGCCAGCGCGCGGCGCACCCATTCGTCGTAGCTGGTTTGGTAGGCCTGGCGACGCGCCGCAATGGGGTCGAGGGCGGGCAGCGGCAGATACCAGGTGAGCACCAGCGGCTCGGCTCCGGGCTGGCGCAACTCCTGGTGGCGGGCACTCACGTAGCCTACTGAATCGGTGCCGTAGAGCACATTATCCCAGCTTAGCGGCTGGCCGGGGCCCTGCGGCAGCTCTGTCACGGTCAGGTTCACGACCACCCACGGCGCCCGGTGGCAGGGCAGGGCGCGGTGCGCGGCGGCGGGCAGCGTGGTCAGCAGCCGCTCAGTAATGAACAGCGGCGTGGCCATGATGACGCGGCGCGCCTGCACGCGGGTGCTGCGGTGCTGCACCACATCGTAGCAATCCACGGTCAGGCCCTCGGCGGTGTCGTGCAAAGCGTAGGCGACGGTGTTGGGCAGGATGGGGGAGGTGGCCTGGCGGCGTAACTGCTCGGCCAGGAAGCCGTTGCCCTCGGGCCAGGTCAGCACGTCGGCGGCGGTGGCGTTGTGGGCGCGGCCCTTGCGCGCCGCAAAGTAGTGCAGCCCCGCCCACGCCGATACCTGGGCCGTGGTGGCACCGTAGTCGTCCTGGCAGCTGTAGTTGAGGTACCAGCGCAGGTGTGGGCTGCTGAAGCCCTGCGCATCGAGGTAAGCGTCAAACGACTGCTCGTCGAGGCGGCGGAACTGCGGGTCGCGGGAACATTCCTGCACCGGAATCCGGAAGGCGTCGCGCCCATCCTGCCCCACAGCTTTGCGCAGCTCCTCAATCAGCTGGAAGAAGCGGGCAATCTGCTGCTTTTCCTCGGCCGGCACGCCCAGTTCCGGCACCAAGCCGTTTTGCCACTGCCCGCGCAGGTACAGGCGCTCTTCGGGGTCGTGGCAGAGGTGGTACTCGTTGTAAATGGGCAAACCGGAAGCCGGGTCGAGGCCGGTGATGACGCCGGCTTCCTGCAGAAACCCCAGCAGCGCGTGGTTGCGCGGGTCAGGCACGGGCAGGTAGTGGGCGCCCCAGGGGTAGGCGGCG from Hymenobacter canadensis harbors:
- a CDS encoding tetratricopeptide repeat protein, whose product is MREFLAVIWLLLGCAVAGMAARQPSARADSLQRLLATSQPDTTRVQLLTLLAWDRTDDDPLAAVRYGRQSLRLARQLNFRTGECRALLMLGWAFLRSGNYPTAVQTQLQARHLAEAIPYAGGIIHADNALGYAYAEQGRYQTALRYYYRALALARQHHDNVLLTPILGNVGQAYLAQGRLDSAWHYTWQGYRYDLRYHDRHSEIGDLSLLGDIAARRGQPVEARRYYLCSIARSEGMPVSYALCRSYLGLARLAQGQQSGQVLLYARQALLASQQGRYAKGVFEASGYLARRMAARADSAQAYRYLLMAAVIRDSLFNHSRQVQVQALDFSEYLHQQALAEQQGQAMAARRQYWSRVALLLLAGFTGGGYLLLNRRRLQQQVAFAQERQQLERLRAEQVLAAEEQERRRIGADLHDGLGQLLSVVKLNLGALRAELEPGLRESQQQQFGAALDIVDESVREVRGISHNLAPYVLIRRGLAEAVRSFLSRIECASRFQIHFEALGLEERLDPAVEMALFRVVQELVQNMLKHARATTLSVQLIRQPHQLTVLVEDNGVGFCPTTLASQPEAGMGLRNIQSRVAYLRGTLHIDSRPGHGTSISIEIPLAPAN
- a CDS encoding flavin monoamine oxidase family protein, translated to MHSRRHFLQRAALSGAGLLLAPLAGLHSCAPGTGRSHIRGSLHGANHATGHLLRDPARLPAPTRTQTVEVLIVGGGIAGLAARRELQRQGLRSEQVLLVELDEAPGGNSRAGRNASAAYPWGAHYLPVPDPRNHALLGFLQEAGVITGLDPASGLPIYNEYHLCHDPEERLYLRGQWQNGLVPELGVPAEEKQQIARFFQLIEELRKAVGQDGRDAFRIPVQECSRDPQFRRLDEQSFDAYLDAQGFSSPHLRWYLNYSCQDDYGATTAQVSAWAGLHYFAARKGRAHNATAADVLTWPEGNGFLAEQLRRQATSPILPNTVAYALHDTAEGLTVDCYDVVQHRSTRVQARRVIMATPLFITERLLTTLPAAAHRALPCHRAPWVVVNLTVTELPQGPGQPLSWDNVLYGTDSVGYVSARHQELRQPGAEPLVLTWYLPLPALDPIAARRQAYQTSYDEWVRRALAELETAHPGLTPLVQRADVWVWGHGMVAPTPGFVWGAARPAAAQPWQQKLFFAHTDLSGMSIFEEGFYQGLRAAGEVLAAG
- a CDS encoding RICIN domain-containing protein; this translates as MIQLPFRFSLVTFLIALLCAGPLRAQYAETAPEENTWYGIVARSSGRSLDVSKGSQDPGAAVVQWEFTHPNSQQWRFVRVAAGSDYYRIEARHSGKCLTVDKPDENAPLVQRPWSGSFYQQWKLVAGGPIGSVQLVVRGNEKCAAIANSDKFNGTPVVVQRPQNRATQQWRLFKLRLNVDASQPGYGAPEPVAALNTPGNELHPVLAPDGNTLYFARTRFAGNTEGNTESGDAWVSTSADQGRTWGPATRLDAINTPQHNGVMAVVGPQGNQLLVRGTYARDNSFRDESASLVARSLSKGSRPAPLEIANYYSTGPATSFFMTPDEKVLLLSLERSDSQGANDLYVSQPAADGIWSEPRSLGSAINSPGFEFAPWLAPDGKTLYFSSYGHAGFGSSDIFVSTRLDDSWMRWSEPRNLGTPLNGPGFDAYFSLTPDGKQAYYASARTPNGPADLYRTAAGVPPTAAPADSTASVVAVTPPAAAPRTLLTGRVLNAKTRELLAAEVKVIRLDNDIAFNATGRSAAGSGAFQLTLPPGRYRVAATSPGFLTATDTVRMTGSRTIDLLLVPAAVGSSLELPTLIFAQGKYTMLPASYAELNRLARTLADNPTVNIRLEGHTDNQGNADLNQKLSEDRVAEVRRYLITRGVPERRLSVVGYGGSKPRGSNDKEETRRLNRRVEFTIVK
- a CDS encoding response regulator transcription factor, encoding MTEPLPSPARIHVLLADDHQLVIEGIKTLLRQEADIRVVAQASNGAEALRCLHNHPEVNVAIVDLNMPQMSGVELTRLIHGQRPDVRVLALSMSHDHASVTEVLEAGGAGYLLKNTSKAELSNAIRSVAAGSTFFSPEVGTMLLQNMRTPANGRAATTEHRPVGLTSREKEILQLIAREFSNADIAGQLFISERTVETHRRNILVKTSCKSVIGLIQYALRHKLIS
- a CDS encoding DUF6929 family protein encodes the protein MRATILRQLDLPNLPSASGVEIVGGTVYVIGDDSPLLYQFEAAELQPGQHITLFDTAHFSTGRIAKTLKPDLECLTALTDPRTHETGLLAFGSGATSAREGGFWVPLADGQAASTVYPVSMAGLYARLRELLPAGVTLNLEAAAASAMELLLFQRTVGAAAGNLLFRLPLAAVLDYLYHRTAQVPPVQATHVALPTIEGRPAGFSGGTFFEELLFVTASVEDTQDAVLDGAVLGSFVGVLDARQPGTKPATFVQLALPDGQPYRGKVESVAVRRRSGPGRYELLLVTDDDQGGSTAVIVDFQA